GAATGGACAGACAAAAATCATGTAAACTAATAACTAGTCAAAACAATTAAATGGCGTAGACAATAAATCTTCATGAAAAGAGAGTCATAACATTAACGTAACACAGAGGGGGAAGCTCACAAAGATACGTACCCTGCAATGCTAATTCCAACATTTTTCTCACGGTATCAACTGATGAGTCCTCCACGAGAGTGAGCAAATGCTTCCCAATTGCTTCATCAACAAGAAGACCAGTTAACTCAGCAATTTTTGTGTTCCATCCATTGACGTGCCCATCCACATCAACTGCGAAGATAGGAACTGAAGCTGTTTCAATTAAGCGGACCATTTCAGCAGTGACTGCTTCTAGTTCCTGCATCCCGTCTATcttaagatcattaagctttgtATGGATAATATTGGTATTTGAATTCACTGCATCAGCATCCTTGAAGGCATTTCTTAGTATAAGCTGCAAAGAGTGGATTGCATCCATCTCATAGTCCTTCCAGGGTATACTCCTTGTCTTGACAACTTCCAAGAATGCTTTGAATGATGACCTAGGATGCATTTTCCTGCCATCATCCTTCTCACCAGGTTCATGCTTTGCACCACCCCATCTAACTTCAGCAGCAGTGTGTGACCTGAACCAGAACATCCAGTCCTTATCAGATATTCTCACAGCCGCCATACCACACACagcatcaccaagagcaagagcCCCAGGAAAACCAGCATCATACAAGCTATCTGTACTCAAGCCTGTGGAGTCTGTATGATACTCACAAAGCCATGATACTATATCGTGCAGCTGAAAGTCACTTGGGTTCATTCCTAACCGGTGTATCTTGTTCCTATAGAGCAAAGCAGCACCATCACATTTGACTAGATCCATAATATTGGGGCTCTGTGACACGATACCTAGGGGAGCATCTCTCATCAGCATATCACACAAGAGAGTCTGAGTACGCAGAATATTTTTCTCAAGGAACTGATTTTCCAATTCCAGTTCTTTGTTAACGTGTATGGCGAAGACTTGTGCAAGAAACTCACACGCATACCTCAGGGGGAAGGGGACAAACCTTGGGGTGGTGTTGTGGCAGACAACGAGGCCCCAAAGCCTTTTTCTCTTTTGTGATTGTGAAGAATCAGAGCTTTCTCCTTCTTCATCCCCGTCATTTACCACAACTGCCATTACAAGTGATGCAATTGAATTCATGTTCTCCATGTACTGTAAATGGCAATAGTGAGGGGCCCTAAGAGTAGAGCCACACAATGTTAAATCAAATGGAAGCTTCTCATCTTGGACTACCTTCACATGTTTTGCTTGGCAATCACAAATCATTCGGACTTtattcttcatgaacaaaaagcGTGCAGCCTGTGGAATATCCGTAGCAGGATAGTGTAAACCAAGGTAAGGCTCGAGGGCAGGCTTTGTGATCTCAGACACCACCTCTCCATGATCATCATCGTGAAACTTATACGCCATCACCCTGTCATAACCAGTTAGTTCAAAAACCTCCTGAACCATTGTGTCACAAAGTCTTTCGATACTGCCACTGGGCAAGGACTGCAAGCGAGTAATGGCTTTGGCTGCAAGTTTATATGATTGCAGGGCCCCTGCAGCAGTCATAGGCACTTCATAGGGCTTCACAGGCTCAAAATCAATGATTAAGCTACCTGTAACCCTATGAACAATTGCATAAAATGGCTTCCCAGAAGTCTTGCAGTGAACGAGGACTGGATTTAACAGAGAAACCTCTCCAAACCCCAAGGCCTTCTGCAACGCCGCTCCACTGGGACCAGTGAAGATCGTTCTAATATCAGTCCCGATGCCAAGAGCTGGATGCTCACCAACACTTGGAACAGCATGGCTAACCATGGTCAGCATTTCAGGGGCATTCTCACTGAATGCTATGACCTTTAATGTTTTCTCATCAAGGGCTAGCAAACAACCAAATGGCTGGATAAACTTGCCCTTTTGGATCTGATGAAGGTAAGCGGTGGTTACTTTGTCTGACTTGGGCCTTTGCTCACCACCAGCGACACTTGTAACCCTCACTGAGCTTGAATAGTCAAAGGATTCACCTGACTCCTCAAAGTCTGCATGCAACTTTGCATCTATGGAGGTCTGTGCAATGATCCTAGCACTGTGCTTTGATCTTGATGAAGTGGTGGAAGATTGGCTAGGTCTTGAAGACGACATTTCGACTCAAATCTAAACAGTACACAAAAAGTAATTACCACAGATGATTAACATTATACATTGATGTTACAAAGTTGTGATAGGAACTGTTACTGTCAAAGTCTTCATAACAGAGTTTTTAACTGTTTTATATCAGCAAACATAGTAGAATAAGCACATGGATTCATTTTAAAAGCTCTACTTTTTACCAAATCAAATATCAAATCTCTATTTGCAGCATGAAATTTTCCTACCCAATCTCACCCCGCTTTAATATACTTTGCAAAACACAAAGCAGGAGGGAGATGCATATGTTTAAACTAAGATATTTCAACTATATAACTAAGAAGTCGCAACATGCAGACAAATAGACATAGTACACTAAGCTAAGAGTTCTATTTAGCTGGATTATAACAAACTAGCCACAGCCTATTGGGAATTCAAGTTCTTTATCATTCTATAATAGTAAAAGTAGATAAAGATGCAAATCATTGTCTCTTTAAGGCAAAACTACAATATACCCTCAAAGAGGCTATCAGCAACCAAGACACAATTTGCAGAGAGAAGTTAGTAAATAACAAAACAAGAGAAAAGACATCACCTTTTTTCACAAGATTTCAGAGGCAAAACCAAAGTAGCTTTCAGCTGAATTCTTGATATAGTGACCACTTCTCCTTCTCCAACTCCAGAGAAGTTAATCCTTTAAAAAGATTCATTCATACCATTAAACACACACTTCCCAAAGCTCATACAGACAACTATACACAAATACCATAGTACGATACGAGTCTCTATAAATAGCAAGTGGAGAGGGACTTTACTTGAAATCAGTGAGTTGCTAACTTGttttctttccaaacatagaTTGATGGTGTCAGTTGATGCACCCCAAAATCAGCATAAGCCTCAATCATGATTCGTTGTCCAGGTCTATAATAATAGTAAGTATCCAATTATGATTAACAATCAGTTCAATTTTAAAATACAAACCTATGGCCAACAAAGTACGGATAATATATAATAATTCGTGAGTGGGTGGAAATATAATACTAACTAGTACTCACTAGAAGACTTCTTACCAAGattagaagaaaaaagaaaatcaaatatAAAAGATTCGTGTCTTTAAAATAAGGAACAGAAAGATATtgcacatatatattatatataaacaaTAAACAAAGTGATGAGAATACCCACTTGGAAGGGAAAGAGTGAGAGGCCATACCTCGAATAAGAAGTTAGCAGCAAAGCCAAAAGGTTATGGACACCACGTGAAGACATCATCCCTTATCTttcaagagagagagaaaggtgTCAGCAAATTGAGAGAATTGACAGACTAGTGAATGAGCAATATCAGTCGATCTAGATTCATATAACCAATCACTTTTCGGCGTTTAATTTGTGAGGTGAATCTGATTCCCAGATTTAGCTCATTCAATTGCTGCTTCTGGTATTTCCACTAAGGTTTCTGCTAGCTCTAGTACTCAATCAAAGTAAAATTAAGATGAAAAATTGAAGCCAGGAGTCAAAATGAGATATGTGGGTCATTGTGTTTGCGTTTTTATTGAGTTTTGTTCCTTTTACAGTCCCATGATGGCAAAGGCAGACCCTCCCACTAGCCTCTACTCTTTTTACCTTTAACGTTGATTGACTTGAATACTTGATTAGTCTCCGAATGTTTTGAATAACCTCTTCAAAAACTGAATCCAATGAATTTCTCCGGTTCAAAATAAGCGTTAATTTAATCTTTTTTACATACTTTAAGAAAATACCAACTAATAAGAAAGCACTAATTTCTAAAAAATAAATAGTTATTTTGAtcacatgaattctcaattaataagacttttgtctattTACTGTCTTGAGTAAATATGGTCAAATTTGAAAAAGATGAAgttaatttttttcattttataacTGAAAACTTATTTTTGAATCAAAATAAAAAGGATAAGTGAACATTTATTTTGAATCAAATGGAGTACCTACAAACTTTAAAGAAACTAATGGTAATTACTAACTCCCTTCTGTTATCAGTAGGTTTATATTTATTTGCAACATTTGAATTCACGGGCAGAGTAACTGATGGATAATTTTTTCCTTCCCGTACCAATATTTTCATGAAGTCATCaatttattaacataaaatgATAAATTGAGGTTACAATGGACAACTACACATATTTACGAGATAAAATTGTGTGTAAATGACACTGTGTCCTGTATTCGTTTGCTTGACATAAATACCCGACCTAagtaattcccc
Above is a genomic segment from Lycium barbarum isolate Lr01 chromosome 12, ASM1917538v2, whole genome shotgun sequence containing:
- the LOC132624008 gene encoding phytochrome A: MSSSRPSQSSTTSSRSKHSARIIAQTSIDAKLHADFEESGESFDYSSSVRVTSVAGGEQRPKSDKVTTAYLHQIQKGKFIQPFGCLLALDEKTLKVIAFSENAPEMLTMVSHAVPSVGEHPALGIGTDIRTIFTGPSGAALQKALGFGEVSLLNPVLVHCKTSGKPFYAIVHRVTGSLIIDFEPVKPYEVPMTAAGALQSYKLAAKAITRLQSLPSGSIERLCDTMVQEVFELTGYDRVMAYKFHDDDHGEVVSEITKPALEPYLGLHYPATDIPQAARFLFMKNKVRMICDCQAKHVKVVQDEKLPFDLTLCGSTLRAPHYCHLQYMENMNSIASLVMAVVVNDGDEEGESSDSSQSQKRKRLWGLVVCHNTTPRFVPFPLRYACEFLAQVFAIHVNKELELENQFLEKNILRTQTLLCDMLMRDAPLGIVSQSPNIMDLVKCDGAALLYRNKIHRLGMNPSDFQLHDIVSWLCEYHTDSTGLSTDSLYDAGFPGALALGDAVCGMAAVRISDKDWMFWFRSHTAAEVRWGGAKHEPGEKDDGRKMHPRSSFKAFLEVVKTRSIPWKDYEMDAIHSLQLILRNAFKDADAVNSNTNIIHTKLNDLKIDGMQELEAVTAEMVRLIETASVPIFAVDVDGHVNGWNTKIAELTGLLVDEAIGKHLLTLVEDSSVDTVRKMLELALQGKEERNVEFEIKTHGPSRDSSPISLIVNACASKDVRDNVVGVCFIAQDITGQKSIMDKFTRIEGDYRAIIQNPHPLIPPIFGTDQFGWCSEWNSAMTKLTGWRRDDVIDKMLLGEVFGTQAACCRLKNQEAFVNFGVVLNNAMTGKESEKIPFGFFARYGKYVECLLCVSKRLDKEGAVTGLFCFLQLASHELQQALHVQRLSEQTALKRLKVLAYIRRQIRNPLSGIIFSRKLLEGTNLGEEQKNILQTSAQCQRQLNKILDDTDLDSIIDGYLDLEMLEFKLHEVLVASISQVMMKSNGKNIMIVNDMVEDLLNETLYGDSLRLQQVLANFVLVSVNSTPSGGQLSISGTLTKDRIGESVQLALLEFRIRHTGGGVAEELLSQMFGSEADASEEGISLLISRKLVKLMNGEVQYLREAGRSTFIISVELAVATKSSS